TTTTGCGGAATGAACCATTGATCCAAGGCTGATCGTCGTATCTGACACTCTTTCGCGCTCTTGGGCAGTACTTGGGCCCGGAGTATGCTTCGGCATGTCTCCTGACCCAGCCAGGACGTCTCCGCCTCCTGCTGGACGGCGACGACAGGGATTGGGACTGCATGTTGGGCTTGAGGAAATCTAACAAAACTTGGTGGATCGACAGAGGAGCCTGGCCGAAATTCATCTCGGATGTCGGGCTGGAGGAAGATGACATCTGCCTCTTCGAACTGACGGACACGAGCAGTCTCACGATGAAGGTCCATGTGATCCGCAAGTCGGATATACCGGCGCCATGAGAGAGTTTGACTGAAGAATGGCCTGATGCTAGATAGAGCCTGTGTCTAACTGATGGACCCTACACTTTTGCTGACTCCTTGTGCTATTGTTGCTGATCCCTGTATTGCTGCTTGTTTAGCAGCCACCTCATGAACAACTACCTATAACTAACTAGTGATGATTCAGATTtccaccatctctctctctctctctctctctctctctctagtgagGTGACAAAAAATCCTGTTGTGTTGTGTTTCCTACTCCCATGTGATGCTTCTTCAGCTGGGACTAGGTTGTGCCTTTTTTTTTTAGTTAGAATTGTTGCAAAGGTACTACCTGAATAGTGATACTGTGCAAGATGACATGAAATTGTTATAAGTAGATGCGCAAAAGAGCACTcaactcaaaaaaaaaaagaagcaAAAGAGCACTCAAGTCTGCGTTCactaaaaaagagcagaagaaagGGTCCCAGATGATGTTGTCATCTATAAGATTTTAAATGCAAAACATCCGCCAAATTTTAAATGCAAAAAAACTGAAACTAGAATCAAAGTGTTTTCCCTTCTACAGTTATACCCCACATGGAAAACAGGTTCCGTGTAAAAATGCAGTAACAGTAACAGCTCGGTCTCTCTCTAGTGAGCAGCTCATCACCTCGTATACAATTTTCTACTGTAAGTATTTGGCAAGACTGTCGACCAACATTCAGAGTTGCAAAGGCGTCTGAGCAGAATTTCTCACATTCAACAGGCATCTTGGACAAGCACTGATCTCCATTGATTGATTAGGGTTAGGATGAGTTGGCTGGACGACAGAGAGCGGTCATACCTCGAGAACCAATGCCCAAGATCGCGGCAGGAGATGGTGACGCGATGCGGCCGGCGTTGAAGTCGGAAGCGGCGAGGCGGAGGGCTGGGGGGATGTGAGGCATCGGCGGGGCTACGGCAACGGCAAGGCGGCGGCGTCGAGCTAGGGCACCGAGGAAGAAGAGGGAACTTCTCAGCCGGAGAGCGTACGCTGTAACAAAGGTGCGGCCGAAGCAGAGCAAAGCAGAGGAAGCAGAGCACCCCCTGATTTTCCTTTAGGAGAGCTACAGTAACAAAAATTGTTGCTATTAAAATCCAGGCCACATGGCATACATTTAGTCACTATCTCAAATACAAATAATTATTGTTTGACAACAGTTACAACAAACATCTATTACCCCTTCCTGAATTATTTGTCTTAGATTTCTTTAGACACTGATGTATTTAGACACATTCCGTATCTAGAGAAATTTAAGACAAATAATTTGAGCAGATGGAGTACGATTCTGCATCTATGCTCTCATTTCCATCATCTCGCTGTCTGATTTTCAACCTCAATCTTGTTGATTCTCCTCCCTAGACCAACGTATTTCATAGCATGATCTTCAATTGCCTCTTTTTTCCTTGCCTTCCCATTCATTGGCAACTCATTTCATTCACAAGCTTTGAACAATCCAATGTAACTAGTACAAAAACAAGCATTAATAGCGGGCCTCGAAAACGGTTGTGACCAAACATAACAAAGTCGCCTGTAACACCCACACCAAAGTGATTATTTCTTTCATATAAAAAGCTCTGCGACGGTAGGAAATCTGAAACCGCCTGTAGGAAAGATTGGAGGCGGTGTGGCGGTTTCAGTGAGTACCTAGGGGGCACacccttttccttctctttgtgtACCACATATTCATTTTCCTTTCCGTCCCTGATGCCAggccaaaccctagcaccaccgccgcAATGTTCACCTCGGCGAGCACGCCGACTCTTGAACACTTCTTCACATGTGATTGTCGACGACCTAGTTTCCGTCAAAAGGTGGAGGTGCAGTGGCATATCAGCCCATTCGTGGCGGTGTAGTGACAGACCGTCCCATCTGAGATGGCGCAGTGGCATATCGGCTCATCCGCAGTGGTGCGGTGGTAGATCCAATCTGGCTATGCTATCGACCTAGTGATGGAGCTAAATCCAGcaaatctcgggtacggggtcccgatctGATAGCTTTGGAACGATGGTAACATGAACAaggggacataatgttttacccaggttcaggctctctcgaaaagttaaaaccctacgtcctacttttgTTGTATTGATTGGGAAGTAACGAGTACAtgattgatctaccttgagatcatgtGTCTCTAAGTTGTCCTATATACGGCCTAACCCCAACGGCTTATATAGATACCGGGGTACCTAGGGTTACAATGGTCGGTTGCTATAAGAGGAAAATGTTGCACATCGACATGGCCGCCGACCTGGAGACCGATCTGCAGTGGGCGCGAGACGACTATGTCCGGGATGAAATGGAGCGCCAGCGCTACGCCCTCAAGGAGATCGCCGCTCGGCGCCGCGGCCGGGACGAGGACAGCGTCGTCATCCTCGATGACAGCGGTGATGAGGCGCCAGCGCCGTCCAACCCCGTCCGCCTCGGCACCCAGGACAGGGCTGCAGCAAGGACGGAGGCGTCCAAGACGGCGACGACTACACCGCCttctaccgcctcctcggcatgCAGTAGGCGGCGTCGGCGGTGTAGTTTTTTTAGCTTTTTAATTATGTCTATTAAATTTGTACAAATGAATGAAAACTGCTTGAATTTGCGAAAATgccttttggagctcggcctccatagaggccggtttttgaaaaacacaaaattcatgaaaattcatatttttacaattcaaaaaaactgaaaaaaaaatacagatatacatggaggcataacacacatgtgtgtaaatttttaggacgaaatacgttgaaatgaaggctgtgcaaaaaagacaaatctgagaCTTTTTAACACATGTTACTATTTATGCTCAAAgtccagaaatttgtctttttgtaCAGGTAGCATTTCGAAGTATTTCATCTTGATTTTTTACACACACATACATTTCATCCGTGTATAGTTGCatatttattttcagaattttttgaagtaaaaaagtttgaattttgaatttttcaaaaataaagggctccatggagctcgCTCACCAAAACGCCCTACTCCTGAATTTGGTCCTAATTCGTGTCATTTTCGTCAAAATTTAGCTGAATTTTAATTTCAAATAACGGCTTCTGGGGCGAACTTGGGATCCGTTCCTAGTAAAAGTGGATAATCAACAATTCAACATATATGGGATCCTTTCCCACTACCCGCCTAGTTTGTAAACACAAATCTGTCTACGCGTTGACGTGGTCTTTGATGTACAGTAGTATATCTTTGACAGTCGTCTGCATGTTAATTCAAATTACATTTTTGTATAGAAAATGTTGCCAGGCAAAATGGATGAATCAGGACAGACCAATATTCATACCAAGACTCACAATAAACATGCTGACATAGTCTTTTAATACGCATCTTTGACCGCCACGTGCATGTTAGAAAAAAGACAACAAAAGGTTCAATTATATTTAACAATCTAATGATGTATTTTTTGCAGGGAACAATCTAATGATGTTATTTAATTATGGTTTGGCCATTTTCACATTTTTCATCCAAGTTGAATTTTTTTTATTACTCCATATATGTTTTCTTGGATGTGAAAAAAAACAGTGATATGCTAGTTTTTTTTTTGGCAAATCATATGGGAGTTTTATTACAAGGGTTACAATCGAGAGACAACAAGTCCTCACAAACATTTAACTATGGCAGTGAGTATGATCCAAGGGCACAATGAATATAGAACAAATGTGGATCTGATTACTGCATACAGGTTATAGAATATAGATGCACGCCAGATCTTTTCTTCTGATAAGCTACACGGTATGTCTTTCCTAACAACAGAAATCTGGGTTACATATCAAAGTCTCAATCTAAGAATACACAAATATTAATGGAAAAAATACTCAAATGACAATCTACTTatgcccaaaagaaaagaaaaaaattgcaTCTGACTCTGAATTCGTGATACTTGTCTTACTTATTCCTAATCATTCCACTAATTCGTGATACTTCCAGACATGTACAGAAGAATCAGTTGCGCAACACAAATCACAAGAGTACACCAGCTTTGCGACAAAGAGGTAGCCCGAATAGAAATGTGGAGCTTCATTTGTTGCAGCATCCAATCAGAGTACGTGACTTGGGCTCCATAACCAAAGGCGCATCTCGGTTTAGGCATCTAGGACTTGACGGCCGGCGTTGTAGCTGAAATAGATGACCGGAAAAAGAATTAAGCATGTGCACATCTTTTGATCTACTGCTCACCAAGACAAAAAGTACAAACTTGTTAATAGTACCTGAGCCTGCCATATCTATTTGCTCGTCTCGTAACATACTCTGCGGATAAAGTCTTGTCATCTCCAGTATTGGACGGTTGGGGTTCGCGTCGGCCATGCTCTTGAAAGCATCCTCCGCAGCCTCTACTTCTGCCGCCGTCGAGCCAACGCAGGATAAGCCGACAGTGAGGCGAGCAAGGCTGGAGAGGCGTTGGATGCCAAAGTCGAAATCGACCGCACCAGATTTGGGCTTTCCGATGAAGCCGTAGAGTATAAGCTCCTTGAGCCTCGGCATAGCCCCCGGTTCAAACATTAAAACTCCCATACGAGTATCGTAAACCCCAAAACTCTGCAACTGTTGAAATCCTTCACGCCTGATGATGAGCCGCCCAGCATCGTCTGTTTCGCTTAAAGACAGTATCAAATGGATCAGATTGGGTATCAATCCAATCATCTCAATATCCTGCTGCTCCATTTTGGGATCCTCGAAAAACAACGTGTGTAGGTTGGGAAGTGACAAGAGCCATCTGCTAATCCGGCTGATATCTTGTCCATAATATACACAAACCTCCTGGATACAACCCAAAGCAGGGAGGAACGGCTTTTCTCTCGGATAATAATCAATACTCAGGGAACGGAGGCCGCATTCGTCCAGTTTACAGAGAGAGGACACCAGCTTTTCCTTGGACTCTTCTAATTTGTTGCCTTCAATCCCATCAGTGTCCAATTTAATACTCAGCTTTCTCAGATTTGTTAGTTTGCCGAGCTCTTCCACATGCTTCAACTGCAAGCCATCAATGCAATCAAGCTCTtgcaagtttatcaagtttcccaaCCCATCTGGAAGCTTACAATCGCAGTCAACAATCAAACGTGCCAGTCGTTGTAGCCGACTTGTGCTTTCAGGAAGCTCACGTAATCCAGAGGATGTACTAACTAGCGTCTCTAGATACAGCAACTCCCCAATTTGCCTGGGAAGCTCCGTGATTCCTGTAAAAGAGATATCCAAGTATCTCAGCTGATAGAGTCTTTCAATGTCCTTGATATGATGATTTCTCAACTGACCGCAGTTTTGCAAGTCTAGCACGCGCAAGCATTTTGACCTCCCAAGCGAAGGCAATAGCTTGATATCCCCAAAAGCACTGATTGACCGAGCGTGTGACAGATCCAATTGCTCCACGATTTCTTCATCCTCATTCCCCATTAGAGAGAGCCGACGAACTATGCCATTAGGCTTGCATTGTTTCTTTAGGACAGTACACATGTTCTCTTCAGAGGATTTCTCAATTAGGAAATCAAGGATGGTGTCATGGACTCGGCAATACTTTGCCTTGCCGTCATACCCTATGTAGTCGGGCTGTATTAGACTTCTGTTTACAAGCTGGTGAAAATATTCCTCTCCTAATTCcataagatcttgtccactttctcCATGGATAAAGCCTTCAGAAATCCATCTGCGTACTAACCGCTTCCTTCCAATCAATTGGTCTTCAGGAAACAGAGCCAGGTACAATAAGCAGCTTCTTAGGTGGTGGGGAAGATCAAAATAACTAAGGGATAATATGTAATTCATGGTCTCTATTATATCACTTTTGACCTTTGAAGAGTGTATTGAATGTCGCACCCGATCCCACTCTTCTTTCGTTTCCCTTGTTGTGGCCAACAAGCTAGAAATGGCATTGATGGCCAGAGGTAGACCACGGCATTTTTTCAAAATATCATTGGCAGCTTCTTTCAAGCTATCAGGACAGCTTTCTTCACAGCCAAATATCCTCTTGAAAAACAATTTCTTTGAGTCAGCCTCACTGAGTGGTTTCATCTCATAGACAAGATCTTCACTAGAAGGAGAGCAAGATTTGGCAACATCAACTATACGTGTTGTGATAATTATTCTGCTGCCCAATGTATTCTTGACAAATGCACATTTCAAAGTTTCCCATGTTCCTAACTCCCATATATCATCAATTATGATAAAGTACCTGCAATACAGTTTCATGAACATACACATTACAGCTCATTAGATATTTATAGTAACACCTATCAAGTAACCTAAAATCCTGAAACAATGTCACATCTGTGTGCATCCTAGATATAATACACCTTGATGTAATTGTCTAACATCAAGAAAGTTGTCATTATCTAAAATAAGTGAAATCCTGAGAGCATCTCACAATAATACACAGCTACAAATGGGGGAGAAACTCAAAGATAACAACTCCACACATAGTAGTAGGTACAAGCAACTCTAACACGCCAACGGATTTGGTCCGCGCGTGTCCGTTTGGGTCGAAAGGCACAAAAACGCTGGCCCAACGCGCGGACGCAAACCCAAATCACGTCCGTTCGGCATCCATGTGAATGCATTTCCAGCCCCAATTTGTGCCTGATTTGCGTTCACACGAACACGAGACAGACGTGTGGCGCGTCCGCTCGATGTCCGCCTCGGGCCGGCGTGACTGCCAGCCAACTACCACAGCAGACGTAGTCAATGCCGCCCACCTACCTCGGGCCCGCATGGTAGTGACTAGAAACGTCCAGACCATGCCCTTTTTAATTGCAAGGGTGCGGCAGGGCAGGCCTCATCCACTTCTCCTCCCACTCTTGTCCACATGCATCTGCTCCCTCGTCGGCGACAGAAAACCCTAGCCGTCATGGGCTTCTTCAGCAAAGGTAAGAGCAAGGCAAGCACGACCACGAGGCCGGCTCGTTGCAAGGGCCGGTGAGGCTGGCAGCGAAGGGGTTCGCATTGGTGTCGGCGCCGCGGGACGGGAGGGCGGCAGCGCCACGGGACCGCCAGTACATCCCGGTGCACCACGCGTAGTACCACTGGGAGTACCACGTCTCGCTGCCGTGGCCGGACGTGAACTTCCCCCACGGCTGGCACCTCAACCCCCACCACATTCCGGTGTCGGCCGTGCCACAGTCCGAGCATGCGCGCGCCAACGAGATTCGGGCCCGGCGTGCTCTCCTGACGCCAGAGCAGCGCCGTGACCCCACCTACGCGCCAGACTCCCAAACTGAGACATCTGGTTCACCACCGAGCACCATGTGCGCCTCCGCGGCGCCGTCCAGCTCGAAGCCTgccctccaccgccgccaccaGTGGTCAAACAGTAGGTGAGGAGGAGGCGGCGTTCCTCAAGGCTTTGGAGGAGGGGACCCATCATGCCACCGAGGAGTCCCAGCGCGAGGACTCCTGGTGGTCTGGCCTTGAGGACATGCTGCAGCTATCGGCCGCCATCTACAGTGTCTACCTGCCGGGACCACCGGCCACATCGTCACCGCCCGCACCAGCGCTAGCACCACCCGCGCCCACCGGCGTTTACCAATGGCAGGGCGTCGTCTGGAAGCGGATGAGCGAGCCGCCCATTTGGCTGGGCGTGATGGAGGAGAAGGCGGCCTACCTCATGGCGTGGAAGGACCGCACgctggaggaggagcgggacgacGGCCAGGTCCGCATGCAGCGGGAACCCGAGGGGGAGGAGCGCCAAAACTTCGTTGGGCGCGCGATGAGGAGGAGCCACGGGAgcgcgaggaggaggcgcgcgcggcgccaggccgggCCTCCGCAGCAGCAGACAACGGAGCAGGCGGCGCTGGCTGCCCACCAGCAGCCTTTCCGTGGGCTGAGCCGCCGGCATTCTTCGACCTCACCCACTCCTCCGATGAAGACGCCTAGTGCTGCGGGCTGGGGCGGCTGTTTTTGATTAATATTTTATGTTTAACTATGTGGACTTTGACTGGCTTTAATATGCATTTTTATTTATGTTTAATTATTTTAAGCTTTTTAAGTTTTTTATAAATGCCCACGCGGACTAATGCGTAGGCCGCGTTGGGCGCGCCTACGCACCCAAAGGCAAAACCGGACACCCCCGTCAGCTTGGCCGATTCAAATGGACAAAAATTGcgtcggcgcgttggagttgctcttagataCAATTTGGTGGCAATATAAGAAAAAAAAAAGATTGCCATAGAAGGCAAACAAAAAATAGCAAGATTTAACAACCAAGAGGAAAAAATATGAATGCTCAGGCCGAGTAAAGGCAGCTGTTGCCAGTGGCAAGGTACAATGTTTTGCCACTGCCAATAGCATGTTCGCAAGAGGATAGATATCGAAACAATGATGGGGATTACCTATTTTCTTTTGTCTTTTTGGTAACAAGTTATTTCTCATGATTGGTAGGATGACATATTGAGTGGGTCTGCGCGACTGCGCCTCAATTCGTCATGCAAATTGCTACGAAACCAGGAAAGAAGCAACAAACTACGGTTATCATTATGTTACGCTAGTCAGGCTGGTCCGATCTGACCATGATTAATTCCTCTATTAATTCATCCCTTTTCTCTTTTTTGTGTTATGGATATAGATTCTTCAATGTTTGATATCCATTCAGGATTATAATACTGACAACCGTAGGTTTATAGCCTCTAGAAACCCTATGTTCTTAAAGTGGCTAATCACAAACCTAATGTACTGCATATCCGGTAACAGTGGTCTGCGCATGCAAGCGCTTTGGGTCCTTAGAAGATAGATATATGTGCAGTCATGTAGTGCGTGCGGATATTTATCCTGTACAAAAAAAAAAAAAGGGAATTGCATGTACTTTATTGTTTTCACTAGCGCCATGTCACAATTATTTAATAAACAGAACATAGCCGCAAGTTTGACAAACCTGTGGCAAtcaattagaaaaatgtgtggcgaCAGAAATCGGCATACAGATTTTAGCTATATCTTCTAGTGAACAGATCGACATAAGTTGCAAGGAACAATGACTTCAAAGTTTAAGCGCAGTCATACAAGTTGATTACGAatgtaaatcacacaaagcaatctTCATTAGCAAAATTCTAGGCAACGGATTATGCATGAGCTAATTAAGCAATGTTACTTCGTAGTAGATCTCACATACATACCTTGTGTCTTGGAGGAATTCTCGAATCTTGTCGATGATGAGTTGTATATCATCTAATCTTGAGCAAGCATCGTCCTTCTTGGTGATTTGTGATAATATAGATCTTAATATCGCCTTCATGTCAGGCTTGCGTGAAATCGAGACAAAAGCCCCACAGTCGAAGGTCGCTCCAAGGTTGACCCGGATCTGGTTGGCGAGTGTGGTCTTGCCCAACCCTCCATATCCAACAATAGAGACAGATTTAAGTGATTGGCCCTCTTTCTCATTCAGCCACTTGACAAGTTCATCTTTTGGTCCATCAATTCCGACGAGCTCTGTGGCGTCTTTGTAGACTGCACGAAGTCGAGGGTCGACCTTGTCTTTTGCCGGCATAGAGGAGGAGGAGTCGTCAATCTTGTACCTTGAGTGGCAACAAATCGGATAGATGGATGGAAGCATCTGCTCAGTCGCAAATCTGATGGTAGGTACTAATAGTACTGTAAAGAGAACCAGATCTGGTACCTTAAAAATCTGTCGCTGACATCCTTAATTTCTTTCTTGATGTCTTTGACCTCCTTGGCGATCCTGCGGCGGGTCTTGATGTCCGGCAGCAAGTTCTTGCACTTGTCCATGAGCTTGGCGACGCCATGAGCCGCCTCGGAGCAGGAGGACTCGTGTTCCACGAGGACCATGAACTTGTCGATGTTGTCCTCTATCTTGTAGGACATCTCCCGCACCGCCGTCACACGCAGCTTTGTTGGTTCGTCAGGCTCCTCCACATCTGACATCTTGAGGAGGAACGCGCACATGACCTCCAGCTCgtccttgaggaacttgatgtccCCACGGACGTTCTTGAGCAGCTTGTATTCATCTGTCAACATAGCTCCCAACTTCCGGAGGAGGGAACCCATTGCCCCTGTGGATGCGCTCACCAGAACTCCCGCCATTGTTGCTctgctctctatctctctctgtgtgtgtgtgtgtgttgatttgGGCTTGCAGATGGCGATGGCAGTGGAGAGCAGGGGAAAAAAGAATCCTTTGTCTATGGAGCCGACAAGACAAAGCGATTCACATGGTATACAGCACGAAGACAGCTTTGCAGGGACACATGTGCTACTTACTGCTCAAGATATAAAGCGTGGATTCTTTCTACAGTCTCGTCGACTACTTGCCTCAGCAATTACTTTGCTCCGTTAACAGCGTCTCCAACGCAGCGATACATATCATCTGCCCGCATTTGTTTAGGTCGTTGTGGATAAAAATATTGTCGCAACGTGACGACCCATTCCCAAAATATGTCCATACGGATTCATTTTTTACCTAAATTTAGGTTTGAAATACGTCAGCGCAGATGTGAAGCGGACACGCCGCAcgttcactcggtgtccgtcgcgtcTCCATTTGGCGGTCAGTCAGAGCAATTCCAATGGGCGAACCAAATGGATAGCGATTTCGTCCGTTTTTTATCCATTTGGGTCGGTCGCCCGCCCGACGTCCGTCCTTTTTTAGATTTGAGTCGACAGCGCGCCCAATGCGCCGAACCATACGTGCCTGCATGGTCGGCTGGCTACCCAATATTATATTGGTTTGCATTCAAACATATTGTCAAATAGCATAGTTTATCAAATAAAATAGTATAGTTTTACAAGCCG
This portion of the Triticum dicoccoides isolate Atlit2015 ecotype Zavitan chromosome 7A, WEW_v2.0, whole genome shotgun sequence genome encodes:
- the LOC119329327 gene encoding disease resistance protein PIK6-NP-like isoform X1; this encodes MAGVLVSASTGAMGSLLRKLGAMLTDEYKLLKNVRGDIKFLKDELEVMCAFLLKMSDVEEPDEPTKLRVTAVREMSYKIEDNIDKFMVLVEHESSCSEAAHGVAKLMDKCKNLLPDIKTRRRIAKEVKDIKKEIKDVSDRFLRYKIDDSSSSMPAKDKVDPRLRAVYKDATELVGIDGPKDELVKWLNEKEGQSLKSVSIVGYGGLGKTTLANQIRVNLGATFDCGAFVSISRKPDMKAILRSILSQITKKDDACSRLDDIQLIIDKIREFLQDTRYFIIIDDIWELGTWETLKCAFVKNTLGSRIIITTRIVDVAKSCSPSSEDLVYEMKPLSEADSKKLFFKRIFGCEESCPDSLKEAANDILKKCRGLPLAINAISSLLATTRETKEEWDRVRHSIHSSKVKSDIIETMNYILSLSYFDLPHHLRSCLLYLALFPEDQLIGRKRLVRRWISEGFIHGESGQDLMELGEEYFHQLVNRSLIQPDYIGYDGKAKYCRVHDTILDFLIEKSSEENMCTVLKKQCKPNGIVRRLSLMGNEDEEIVEQLDLSHARSISAFGDIKLLPSLGRSKCLRVLDLQNCGQLRNHHIKDIERLYQLRYLDISFTGITELPRQIGELLYLETLVSTSSGLRELPESTSRLQRLARLIVDCDCKLPDGLGNLINLQELDCIDGLQLKHVEELGKLTNLRKLSIKLDTDGIEGNKLEESKEKLVSSLCKLDECGLRSLSIDYYPREKPFLPALGCIQEVCVYYGQDISRISRWLLSLPNLHTLFFEDPKMEQQDIEMIGLIPNLIHLILSLSETDDAGRLIIRREGFQQLQSFGVYDTRMGVLMFEPGAMPRLKELILYGFIGKPKSGAVDFDFGIQRLSSLARLTVGLSCVGSTAAEVEAAEDAFKSMADANPNRPILEMTRLYPQSMLRDEQIDMAGSATTPAVKS
- the LOC119329327 gene encoding disease resistance protein PIK6-NP-like isoform X2; amino-acid sequence: MAGVLVSASTGAMGSLLRKLGAMLTDEYKLLKNVRGDIKFLKDELEVMCAFLLKMSDVEEPDEPTKLRVTAVREMSYKIEDNIDKFMVLVEHESSCSEAAHGVAKLMDKCKNLLPDIKTRRRIAKEVKDIKKEIKDVSDRFLRYKIDDSSSSMPAKDKVDPRLRAVYKDATELVGIDGPKDELVKWLNEKEGQSLKSVSIVGYGGLGKTTLANQIRVNLGATFDCGAFVSISRKPDMKAILRSILSQITKKDDACSRLDDIQLIIDKIREFLQDTRYFIIIDDIWELGTWETLKCAFVKNTLGSRIIITTRIVDVAKSCSPSSEDLVYEMKPLSEADSKKLFFKRIFGCEESCPDSLKEAANDILKKCRGLPLAINAISSLLATTRETKEEWDRVRHSIHSSKVKSDIIETMNYILSLSYFDLPHHLRSCLLYLALFPEDQLIGRKRLVRRWISEGFIHGESGQDLMELGEEYFHQLVNRSLIQPDYIGYDGKAKYCRVHDTILDFLIEKSSEENMCTVLKKQCKPNGIVRRLSLMGNEDEEIVEQLDLSHARSISAFGDIKLLPSLGRSKCLRVLDLQNCGQLRNHHIKDIERLYQLRYLDISFTGITELPRQIGELLYLETLVSTSSGLRELPESTSRLQRLARLIVDCDCKLPDGLGNLINLQELDCIDGLQLKHVEELGKLTNLRKLSIKLDTDGIEGNKLEESKEKLVSSLCKLDECGLRSLSIDYYPREKPFLPALGCIQEVCVYYGQDISRISRWLLSLPNLHTLFFEDPKMEQQDIEMIGLIPNLIHLILSLSETDDAGRLIIRREGFQQLQSFGVYDTRMGVLMFEPGAMPRLKELILYGFIGKPKSGAVDFDFGIQRLSSLARLTVGLSCVGSTAAEVEAAEDAFKSMADANPNRPILEMTRLYPQSMLRDEQIATTPAVKS